The Fructilactobacillus myrtifloralis genome segment TCATCCTGGTTCTCGGAGCTGGTGGGTTAGCCTACCAACTCCACCAACCAGCGGTTAAACGCACCCCGAAAACCGTGAAGGTCTCTAAAAACTCGCCTACCATCACGGCGGCAAATCCGATTCCGCTCAAAACCAGCGCCAAAGAAGCAATTGTAATTGATGCCCATACCGGTCAAATTCTAGGGGAGAAGAATGCTCACCGCCAAGTGGGCATCGCGTCTGAAAGCAAGATTTTGACAGCCAACGCGGTCTTAAAAGCAATCCGGGCGAAAAAAATTAGTTGGTCAACCATGGTACCCATTACCAAAAAGTCGGACTGGTCCAAAAAGGATCCCAATGTCTATGCCCATTTAGACGTCCATGAGGGGCAAAAGCTCCCGGTGCGCACCCTGTTCAATGCAATGTACACGCTGTCGGCCAACGATGCCGCCTTTGCATTAGCAGACTTCGTTAAACCACCTCGCTTAACCCAACAACAAGCCCTCCAGAAGTGGGCCAAAGAACTGCGTTTAACGGATTCCCAGTGGTATAACGCCGCCGGCCAACTCAATCGCAACGCGGGAGCTTATGAAGTTCCCCACCAAAAGTTCACGGCAGAAAACAAGGCTAGTGTTGCCCAGGTTGCCAAAGTGACTTATCAAAATCTCAAACTCGATCCGGCAATGTCACAAGACTTTCAAGCCGACGAGCTCGTTTATCATCCGACCGAACAGGAAACCCGGGCCAAACCCACTGAATTTTCCCGGTTTCGGAAGGGGACCCGGCCCTACCTGCGTAATCCCTTAAACTTAACCTTTAAGAACTTTAAAACCGGCTCAACTCCCAAATACGGTGGAGGCGTGGCCGCTTTAATGAAAGATCAGGCTGGTCATGAACTGATCGTGGTTGTAAACGGGGCTGGCAACTACATTAGTCGGTTTCCCCGCTTTCAAACCAGTGTAACCGCGGCTACCCAAGTCCTAGAGCAAACCCAGCCAATGGAGCTGAAAACGCACCAACGCATCCAAAATCTTTCCACCATTAAGCATCCGCACGCCCAGTCCCAGAAACTGGAACATCCCGGCGTTTACTGGGGGTCAACCAAAT includes the following:
- a CDS encoding D-alanyl-D-alanine carboxypeptidase family protein → MPKYLQSAGNRRSLWQRTWKWLLGGGIILVLGAGGLAYQLHQPAVKRTPKTVKVSKNSPTITAANPIPLKTSAKEAIVIDAHTGQILGEKNAHRQVGIASESKILTANAVLKAIRAKKISWSTMVPITKKSDWSKKDPNVYAHLDVHEGQKLPVRTLFNAMYTLSANDAAFALADFVKPPRLTQQQALQKWAKELRLTDSQWYNAAGQLNRNAGAYEVPHQKFTAENKASVAQVAKVTYQNLKLDPAMSQDFQADELVYHPTEQETRAKPTEFSRFRKGTRPYLRNPLNLTFKNFKTGSTPKYGGGVAALMKDQAGHELIVVVNGAGNYISRFPRFQTSVTAATQVLEQTQPMELKTHQRIQNLSTIKHPHAQSQKLEHPGVYWGSTKLIQTKRVN